A DNA window from Caulobacter mirabilis contains the following coding sequences:
- a CDS encoding 2OG-Fe(II) oxygenase has translation MNLGVLDWKRIASDLDARGWALTGPVLDADDCAALAELYEQEAGFRSRVVMARHGFGQGEYRYFSYPLPDAVQTLRETLYPPLAWVANRWTQRLVGDRIFPDTLDEMLGRCHAAGQQRPTPLLLKYGPGDYNCLHQDLYGEHVFPLQAAFLLDEPGVDFEGGEFVLVEQRPRQQSAPQVVPLTKGQGVIFAVRERPHAGVRGVHRRVLRHGVSEVRSGRRRVLGVIFHDAS, from the coding sequence GTGAACCTTGGCGTGCTGGACTGGAAGCGTATCGCCTCGGACCTCGACGCGCGGGGATGGGCCTTGACCGGGCCCGTCCTCGATGCGGACGACTGCGCGGCGCTGGCGGAACTCTACGAACAGGAGGCCGGCTTCCGCAGCCGGGTGGTGATGGCCCGCCACGGCTTCGGCCAGGGCGAGTACCGCTACTTCAGCTATCCGCTGCCGGATGCGGTGCAGACCCTGCGCGAGACGCTGTATCCGCCGCTGGCCTGGGTCGCCAACCGCTGGACACAGCGGCTGGTCGGCGACCGCATCTTCCCGGACACGCTGGACGAGATGCTGGGGCGCTGCCACGCCGCCGGCCAGCAGCGGCCCACGCCCCTGCTGCTGAAGTACGGCCCCGGCGACTACAACTGCCTGCACCAGGACCTGTACGGCGAGCATGTCTTCCCTCTGCAGGCCGCCTTCCTGCTGGACGAACCGGGCGTGGATTTCGAGGGCGGCGAGTTTGTCCTGGTCGAGCAGCGTCCTCGCCAGCAGTCCGCGCCCCAGGTCGTGCCGCTGACCAAGGGCCAGGGCGTGATCTTCGCCGTGCGCGAGCGGCCCCACGCCGGCGTGCGCGGCGTTCACCGGCGCGTGCTGCGACACGGGGTGTCGGAGGTTCGCAGCGGCCGCCGCCGCGTGCTGGGGGTGATCTTCCACGACGCGAGCTGA
- a CDS encoding methylated-DNA--[protein]-cysteine S-methyltransferase: MAYDTDDARWTAVVTRDQDADGEFLFAVTTTGVYCRPGCSGRPLRRNVRFYDTARAARADGFRACKRCRPDEARETLRWTTVATDLGAALVAASDAGLRAITLGDDAAALRADLSARFPKARLVQDAGGLGDLAAKVRALIADPTAGAELPLDDRGTELQRAVWKALRAIPPGRTASYAEVARAIGRPEAVRAVAQACGANPLAVLTPCHRVVRSDGGLSGYRWGVERKRALLVREGAAA; encoded by the coding sequence ATGGCCTACGACACCGACGACGCCCGCTGGACGGCCGTCGTGACCCGCGACCAGGACGCCGACGGCGAGTTCCTGTTCGCCGTGACCACCACCGGCGTCTACTGCCGGCCCGGCTGCAGCGGCCGGCCGCTGCGGCGCAACGTCCGTTTCTACGACACCGCCCGGGCCGCCCGCGCCGACGGCTTCCGCGCCTGCAAGCGTTGCCGGCCGGACGAGGCGCGGGAGACGCTGCGCTGGACGACGGTCGCCACCGACCTGGGGGCGGCCCTGGTCGCGGCGTCGGACGCCGGCCTGCGGGCGATCACCCTGGGCGACGACGCGGCGGCCCTGCGCGCCGACCTGTCCGCACGCTTCCCGAAGGCCCGGCTGGTTCAGGACGCCGGCGGGCTCGGCGATCTGGCGGCCAAGGTGCGGGCGCTGATCGCCGACCCGACCGCCGGCGCCGAGCTGCCGCTCGACGATCGCGGCACGGAGCTGCAACGCGCCGTCTGGAAGGCCCTGCGCGCCATCCCGCCGGGCCGCACGGCCAGCTACGCCGAAGTGGCCCGCGCCATCGGGCGGCCGGAAGCGGTGCGGGCGGTGGCCCAGGCCTGCGGCGCCAATCCGCTGGCGGTGCTGACGCCCTGTCATCGCGTGGTGCGGTCCGACGGCGGCCTGTCCGGCTACCGCTGGGGCGTCGAGCGCAAGCGCGCCCTGCTGGTCCGCGAGGGAGCGGCGGCGTGA
- a CDS encoding alpha/beta hydrolase family protein, with amino-acid sequence MRIIAAASLALALMTTASGAAYARPFTAKDLATQERISDPRVSPDGRFVVWNLRTTDWDGNKGVNALWRLDRTMAGAKPVVVSDDEKAPTAARWSADGKWLYFLSSKSGSRQVWRTAADGTGKAQVTSLPLDIGHFELSGDGRTLVVGVDVYPDCADLACTKTRDEAKAKEKASGQTFVDGALPRGWDSYQDDKFVGLFTVRLDTPGAPADAIPLTKGLKADIGDATVSRDGRTAWYAALPSGVSSGTGPVSSLYVVPTDGSAAPKALGAADKTSEGGLALSPDGTKLAYVSETGPVMIAQRSAIMVRDLKSGAVREVAPGWDIHNVSLAWAADGKRLLATAPSLGQTKLFSIDLASGKPSELVSGGTVSGFDSAAGVTVYMGESLTSPPQIQELTSGAPRVLVEAAKTQMAETPMAAAEQFSFSGWNGETTYGYVIKPSGWEAGKKYPVAFLIHGGPHSSFGNAWSYRWNPQVWAGMGYAVVMVDFHGSTGYGTGFAQSIVGHWGDRPLEDLQKGWAAALAKYDYLDGGRACALGGSYGGYMVAWIASQWKEPWKCLVNHAGLFDTRGFAYSADIPNFAEEQFGGLTWSDPAAAERFNPSTHVKDWKVPMLVIHGARDYRVPLDQGISAYTANQRVGVPTQYLHFPDENHWVLKPQNSVQWYGAVEAWMKKYTK; translated from the coding sequence ATGCGGATCATCGCGGCGGCGAGCCTGGCGCTCGCTCTGATGACGACGGCTTCCGGCGCGGCCTACGCCCGCCCGTTCACGGCCAAGGACCTCGCCACCCAGGAACGGATCAGTGATCCGCGGGTGTCGCCGGACGGGCGCTTCGTCGTCTGGAACCTGCGCACCACCGACTGGGACGGCAACAAGGGCGTCAACGCGCTGTGGCGGCTCGATCGCACCATGGCCGGGGCCAAGCCGGTCGTCGTCAGCGACGACGAGAAGGCGCCGACGGCGGCGCGCTGGTCGGCCGACGGCAAATGGCTCTACTTCCTGTCCAGCAAGTCCGGCTCGCGCCAGGTGTGGCGCACGGCGGCGGACGGAACGGGCAAGGCCCAGGTGACCAGCCTGCCGCTCGACATCGGCCATTTCGAGCTGTCCGGCGACGGCCGCACCCTGGTGGTCGGCGTCGACGTGTATCCGGACTGCGCCGACCTCGCCTGCACCAAGACCCGCGATGAAGCCAAGGCCAAGGAGAAGGCCAGCGGCCAGACCTTCGTCGACGGCGCCCTGCCGCGCGGCTGGGACAGCTACCAGGACGACAAGTTCGTCGGCCTGTTCACAGTGCGGCTCGACACGCCCGGCGCGCCCGCCGACGCCATTCCGCTGACCAAGGGGTTGAAGGCCGACATCGGCGACGCGACGGTCAGCCGAGACGGCCGCACGGCCTGGTACGCGGCCCTGCCGTCCGGCGTCTCCAGCGGGACCGGCCCGGTCTCCAGCCTGTACGTGGTGCCGACCGACGGCTCGGCGGCGCCCAAGGCCCTGGGCGCCGCCGACAAGACCTCGGAGGGCGGCCTCGCCCTGTCGCCGGACGGAACGAAGCTGGCCTATGTCTCCGAGACCGGCCCGGTGATGATCGCCCAGCGCTCGGCGATCATGGTCCGCGACCTGAAGTCCGGCGCGGTGCGCGAAGTCGCGCCCGGCTGGGACATCCACAATGTCAGCCTCGCCTGGGCGGCCGACGGCAAGCGCCTGCTGGCGACCGCGCCGAGCCTCGGCCAGACCAAGCTGTTCTCCATCGACCTCGCCAGCGGCAAGCCCTCCGAACTGGTGTCCGGCGGCACGGTCAGCGGGTTCGACTCCGCCGCCGGCGTGACGGTCTACATGGGCGAGAGCCTGACCTCGCCGCCGCAGATCCAGGAACTCACGAGCGGCGCGCCGCGTGTCCTGGTCGAGGCGGCCAAGACCCAGATGGCCGAGACCCCGATGGCCGCCGCCGAGCAGTTCAGCTTCTCGGGCTGGAACGGTGAAACGACCTATGGCTACGTCATCAAGCCGTCCGGCTGGGAGGCCGGGAAGAAGTATCCCGTCGCCTTCCTGATCCACGGCGGACCGCACAGCAGCTTCGGCAACGCCTGGTCCTACCGCTGGAACCCGCAGGTCTGGGCCGGCATGGGCTATGCGGTGGTGATGGTCGATTTCCACGGCTCGACCGGCTACGGCACGGGCTTCGCGCAGTCGATCGTCGGCCACTGGGGCGACCGCCCGCTGGAAGACCTGCAGAAGGGCTGGGCCGCGGCCCTGGCGAAGTACGACTACCTGGACGGCGGCCGCGCCTGCGCGCTCGGCGGCTCCTACGGCGGCTACATGGTCGCCTGGATCGCCAGCCAGTGGAAGGAGCCGTGGAAGTGCCTGGTCAACCACGCCGGCCTCTTCGACACCCGCGGCTTCGCCTATTCGGCCGATATCCCGAACTTCGCCGAGGAGCAGTTCGGCGGCCTCACCTGGTCCGACCCCGCCGCGGCCGAGCGCTTCAATCCCTCGACCCATGTGAAGGACTGGAAGGTTCCGATGCTGGTCATCCACGGCGCCCGCGACTACCGCGTGCCGCTCGACCAGGGCATCTCGGCCTACACCGCCAACCAGCGTGTCGGCGTTCCGACCCAGTACCTGCACTTCCCGGACGAGAACCACTGGGTCCTCAAGCCCCAGAACTCGGTCCAGTGGTACGGTGCGGTCGAGGCGTGGATGAAGAAGTACACGAAGTAG
- a CDS encoding EAL domain-containing protein, translating to MQRLTQFFLAGAYVTLSLCLALGIWRSGGGWAAGLSALVGGLGVMGVAHLLVRRGLDMSALRSEIGNIREANLILAQQMEKIDARLTEVVETVTDDALRRSEELASEVHTLEDAVHRMAEKMEAQLSSRVAAAAVPHAFGRAPQSVALLDTVKSALADNRVDLYLQPVVSLPQRRTVFYESFSRLRDDTGRVMMPAEYLSVAEPEGLVAAIDNLLLFRCVQIVRRLAKQDRKVGIFCNISLASLADETFFPQFLEFLSANKDLAGALIFELGQAAFERRGAVEARHMARLADLGFKFSLDKVVDLDLDFQDLSRADVKFIKVGAQMLLEQLEETEGRLVLNSLPDLHAADFARLTRRYGVEVIIEKVEAERQIVDILELDFAFGQGHLFGEPRAIRDAVLAESEPPADFMRAQMRRAVGY from the coding sequence ATGCAACGACTGACCCAGTTCTTCCTCGCCGGCGCGTACGTGACGCTGTCGCTGTGCCTGGCGCTCGGCATCTGGCGCAGCGGCGGCGGCTGGGCGGCCGGCCTCTCGGCCCTGGTCGGCGGCCTGGGCGTGATGGGCGTGGCGCATCTGCTGGTGCGCCGCGGCCTGGACATGTCGGCCCTGCGCAGCGAGATCGGCAATATCCGCGAAGCCAACCTGATCCTGGCCCAGCAGATGGAGAAGATCGACGCCCGGTTGACCGAGGTTGTCGAGACCGTCACGGACGACGCCCTGCGCCGTTCAGAGGAGTTGGCCAGCGAGGTCCATACGCTGGAAGACGCCGTTCACCGCATGGCGGAAAAGATGGAGGCTCAGCTCTCCAGCCGCGTCGCCGCCGCCGCCGTCCCGCACGCCTTCGGCCGCGCGCCGCAGTCGGTGGCCCTGCTCGACACGGTGAAGTCGGCGCTGGCCGACAACCGCGTCGACCTCTACCTGCAGCCGGTGGTCTCGCTGCCGCAGCGGCGGACCGTCTTCTACGAGAGCTTCTCGCGCCTGCGCGACGACACCGGTCGAGTGATGATGCCGGCCGAGTATCTGTCGGTGGCCGAGCCGGAAGGCCTGGTCGCGGCGATCGACAACCTGCTGCTGTTCCGCTGCGTGCAGATCGTGCGGCGGCTGGCCAAGCAGGACCGCAAGGTCGGCATCTTCTGCAACATCTCGCTGGCCAGCCTGGCCGACGAGACCTTCTTCCCGCAGTTCCTCGAGTTCCTGTCGGCCAACAAGGACCTGGCCGGCGCGCTGATCTTCGAGCTGGGCCAGGCGGCGTTCGAGCGCCGCGGCGCGGTCGAGGCCCGCCACATGGCGCGACTGGCCGACCTGGGCTTCAAGTTCAGCCTCGACAAGGTCGTCGACCTGGACCTCGACTTCCAGGATCTGTCGCGCGCCGACGTGAAGTTCATCAAGGTCGGCGCCCAGATGCTGCTCGAGCAGCTGGAGGAGACCGAGGGCCGGCTGGTGCTGAATTCGCTGCCGGACCTGCATGCCGCCGACTTCGCCCGCCTGACCCGCCGCTACGGCGTCGAGGTGATCATCGAGAAGGTCGAGGCCGAGCGCCAGATCGTCGACATCCTCGAGCTCGACTTCGCGTTCGGCCAGGGCCACCTGTTCGGCGAGCCGCGCGCCATCCGCGACGCCGTGCTGGCCGAGTCCGAGCCGCCGGCCGACTTCATGCGCGCCCAGATGCGCCGGGCCGTCGGATACTGA
- a CDS encoding nucleoside deaminase, translated as MTDAERHLRHAIKLARENLARGGRPFGAVVVLDGAVVAEGVNDILATNDPTAHAELNALRAAGKALGRPRLDGASVYASGHPCPMCLAAMRMAGVDEIAYAYSNEDGAAYGLSTAAVYAELGRPLAEQARPMIYVPVRPEGELDLYDAWRAASAD; from the coding sequence ATGACCGACGCCGAGCGTCACCTGCGCCACGCCATCAAGCTGGCCCGCGAGAACCTCGCGCGGGGCGGGCGTCCGTTCGGGGCGGTGGTCGTCCTGGACGGCGCCGTCGTGGCCGAGGGCGTCAACGACATCCTCGCGACCAACGACCCGACCGCCCACGCCGAGCTGAACGCGCTGCGGGCGGCCGGCAAGGCCCTGGGGCGGCCGCGGCTCGACGGTGCGAGCGTCTACGCCAGCGGGCATCCCTGTCCGATGTGCCTGGCGGCGATGCGGATGGCCGGGGTGGACGAGATCGCCTACGCCTATTCCAACGAGGACGGCGCGGCCTACGGGCTGTCGACGGCGGCGGTCTACGCCGAGCTGGGACGCCCCCTGGCCGAGCAGGCGCGACCGATGATCTATGTACCCGTCAGGCCGGAGGGGGAGCTGGATCTATACGACGCATGGCGTGCGGCGAGCGCGGACTGA
- a CDS encoding FeoA family protein, which translates to MSCIDEDRTGRLLSEAVPGDRGVILRVHPHTHAGDPLTAEELERRLLELGFVEGAAIEVLHQGLFGRDPMAVRLDDMRVALRRHEAASIEVDFAVRNGGGA; encoded by the coding sequence TTGAGCTGCATCGACGAAGACCGGACCGGCCGACTGCTCAGTGAAGCGGTCCCCGGCGACCGTGGCGTGATCCTGCGAGTCCATCCCCATACCCACGCGGGCGATCCGCTCACCGCGGAGGAACTCGAACGCCGGTTGCTGGAACTGGGCTTTGTCGAGGGGGCCGCCATCGAGGTGCTGCATCAGGGCCTGTTCGGCCGCGACCCGATGGCCGTGCGCTTGGACGACATGCGCGTGGCGCTGCGCCGCCACGAGGCCGCGTCGATCGAGGTCGACTTCGCCGTCCGCAACGGAGGGGGGGCATGA
- the feoB gene encoding ferrous iron transporter B produces the protein MTEAVLNPARLALVGNPNTGKTALFNALTGSRQKVANYAGVTVERKAGVLTAASGRTIHVLDLPGTYSLRARSPDEAVTRDVVLGKYAGEVPPDVVICVADATNLRLVLRLALELKQVGRPFVLALNMYDIAQRQGLRIDLEGLSRELGAPIVTTVATRKRGIEDLVAQAEALAQTMTPGDNVWHEPTAAEIRHAHAEAQRLHRAFVKPPERPDTWTGRIDSVLLHPVAGLLILSTILFVMFQAVFAWATPAMDGIEAFFAWVGGLVGQFVTNELLHSLIVDGLIAGVGSVLVFLPQILIVFFFILLLEDSGYMSRAAFLMDRLMGAAGLHGRAFIPLLSSHACAIPGVMAARVIDQKHDRLTTILIAPLMTCSARIPVYTLIISAMIPQKTVLGFMNLQGLVMFGLYISGIISGLIVAFVIRKVFWRKASEPFMMELPTYKLPDPMNVLRNLWQRVGMFMNRAGRIILPLMILVWVLSTFPYPPEGATQPAIDYSFAGMIGHAIQPLLAPIGFNWQMSIALVPGMAAREVAVAALGTVYAVGDVEGAGGATLANILATQWSLASGLSFLAWYVFAPQCVATLGVVKRETNGWLWPTVMFVYMFALAYLFAFLAYRTAVSLGWG, from the coding sequence ATGACCGAAGCCGTCCTCAACCCCGCCCGCCTGGCGCTGGTCGGCAACCCCAACACCGGCAAGACCGCCCTCTTCAACGCCCTGACCGGCAGCCGCCAGAAGGTCGCCAACTACGCCGGCGTCACGGTCGAGCGGAAGGCCGGCGTCCTGACCGCCGCCTCGGGCCGCACCATCCATGTGCTCGACCTGCCCGGCACCTACAGCCTGCGGGCGCGCAGCCCGGACGAGGCCGTCACCCGCGACGTCGTACTCGGCAAATACGCCGGCGAAGTTCCGCCGGACGTGGTGATCTGCGTCGCCGACGCCACCAACCTGCGGCTGGTCCTGCGCCTGGCGCTGGAGCTGAAGCAGGTCGGCCGGCCCTTCGTGCTGGCGCTGAACATGTACGACATCGCCCAGCGCCAGGGCCTGCGCATCGACCTGGAAGGCCTGTCGCGCGAGCTCGGCGCCCCGATCGTCACCACGGTCGCCACCCGCAAGCGCGGCATCGAGGACCTTGTCGCCCAGGCCGAGGCTCTGGCCCAGACCATGACGCCCGGCGACAACGTCTGGCACGAACCCACGGCCGCCGAGATCCGCCACGCCCACGCCGAGGCCCAGCGCCTCCACCGCGCCTTCGTGAAGCCGCCCGAGCGTCCGGACACCTGGACCGGCCGGATCGACAGCGTGCTGCTGCACCCGGTCGCCGGCCTGCTGATCCTGTCGACCATCCTGTTCGTGATGTTCCAGGCCGTGTTCGCCTGGGCGACGCCGGCGATGGACGGCATCGAGGCCTTCTTCGCCTGGGTGGGCGGCCTGGTCGGCCAGTTCGTGACCAACGAGCTGCTGCACAGCCTGATCGTCGACGGCCTGATCGCGGGCGTCGGCAGCGTGCTGGTGTTCCTGCCGCAGATCCTGATCGTCTTCTTCTTCATCCTGCTGCTGGAAGACAGCGGCTACATGTCCCGCGCGGCCTTCCTGATGGACCGCCTGATGGGGGCCGCCGGCCTGCACGGGCGGGCCTTCATCCCGCTGCTGTCGAGCCACGCCTGCGCCATTCCCGGCGTCATGGCCGCCCGGGTCATCGACCAGAAGCACGATCGCCTGACCACCATCCTCATCGCGCCGCTGATGACCTGCTCGGCGCGGATCCCGGTCTACACCCTGATCATCAGCGCCATGATCCCGCAGAAGACCGTGCTGGGCTTCATGAACCTGCAGGGGCTGGTGATGTTCGGCCTGTACATCTCGGGCATCATCTCGGGCCTGATCGTGGCCTTCGTCATCCGCAAGGTGTTCTGGCGAAAGGCGTCGGAGCCCTTCATGATGGAGCTGCCGACCTACAAGCTGCCCGATCCCATGAACGTCCTGCGGAACCTGTGGCAGCGCGTCGGCATGTTCATGAACCGCGCCGGCCGCATCATCCTGCCGCTGATGATCCTGGTCTGGGTGCTGTCGACCTTCCCCTACCCGCCCGAGGGCGCGACCCAGCCGGCCATCGACTACAGCTTCGCGGGCATGATCGGTCACGCGATCCAGCCGCTGCTCGCCCCGATCGGCTTCAACTGGCAGATGTCGATCGCCCTGGTCCCCGGCATGGCCGCCCGTGAGGTCGCGGTCGCGGCCCTGGGCACCGTCTACGCCGTCGGCGACGTCGAGGGCGCGGGCGGGGCGACCCTGGCCAACATCCTCGCCACCCAGTGGTCGCTGGCTTCAGGCCTGTCGTTCCTGGCCTGGTACGTGTTCGCGCCGCAGTGCGTGGCCACCCTGGGCGTGGTGAAGCGCGAGACCAACGGCTGGCTCTGGCCGACCGTGATGTTCGTCTACATGTTCGCCCTGGCCTATCTGTTCGCCTTCCTCGCCTACCGGACGGCGGTGTCGCTGGGCTGGGGCTGA
- a CDS encoding type II toxin-antitoxin system Phd/YefM family antitoxin, producing the protein MTIQVNIAKATLSDVVDQVQAGEEVILLRDGEPVATVRTTKSKSSATQPRTLGIWDDLGLDIPDSVFLEPDPELEDLMDKPIGPKE; encoded by the coding sequence GTGACCATCCAAGTCAACATTGCCAAGGCGACGCTGTCGGATGTCGTCGATCAGGTTCAGGCGGGTGAGGAAGTGATCCTCCTGCGTGACGGCGAACCTGTCGCAACCGTGCGAACAACCAAGTCCAAGTCTTCGGCGACGCAACCACGCACCCTTGGCATCTGGGATGATCTCGGCCTGGACATTCCGGACAGCGTGTTTCTCGAGCCCGACCCGGAACTCGAGGACCTGATGGACAAGCCAATCGGACCGAAGGAATAG
- a CDS encoding type II toxin-antitoxin system VapC family toxin produces the protein MKLLLDTHVLVRSAIASRALPMRVLDALRDPANQVLVSAASAYEIEYKRPRDPELQRLPSDLAIVVDRQQFTWLDISWEDARDAGLLPRHHRDPFDRLLVAQAQRHGATLVSADRTLPSLGVSTFW, from the coding sequence ATGAAACTGCTGCTGGACACCCACGTGCTCGTACGGTCCGCGATCGCCTCACGCGCCCTGCCGATGCGTGTTCTCGATGCGTTGCGCGATCCGGCGAACCAGGTTCTGGTCAGCGCGGCGTCCGCCTACGAGATCGAGTATAAGCGCCCTCGCGACCCGGAGCTGCAACGCCTTCCGAGCGATCTGGCGATCGTGGTCGACCGTCAGCAGTTCACCTGGCTGGACATTTCCTGGGAGGACGCTCGCGACGCCGGGCTGCTGCCTCGGCATCATCGCGACCCTTTCGACCGCCTCTTGGTTGCTCAGGCGCAACGGCATGGCGCGACGCTCGTCAGCGCCGACCGCACCCTTCCGAGCCTTGGCGTTTCGACCTTCTGGTAG
- a CDS encoding 3-hydroxybutyryl-CoA dehydrogenase, with translation MTDIKTVGVIGAGQMGSGIAHVCALAGYDVYLNDLDLAKIEAGVSTIEHNLARQVSRGLIDDAAMKTALGRIKPAESLALIGQTDLAIEAATENEEIKKAIFRALQPHLKAETLLASNTSSISITRLASTTDRPERFIGLHFMNPVPLMKLVEVIRGIATDGATYERAVTFARSLGKTTTNAEDFPAFIVNRVLVPMINEAIYTLYEGVGTVDSIDTAMKLGANHPMGPLELGDFIGLDTVLSIMNVLYEGLADSKYRPCPLLVKYVEAGWLGKKAGRGFYDYRGEVPVPTR, from the coding sequence ATGACGGATATCAAGACGGTCGGCGTCATCGGCGCCGGTCAGATGGGGTCGGGCATCGCGCATGTTTGCGCTCTGGCCGGCTACGACGTCTACCTGAACGATCTCGACCTGGCGAAGATCGAGGCCGGGGTCTCGACGATCGAACACAACCTGGCCCGCCAGGTCAGCCGGGGCCTCATTGACGACGCGGCGATGAAGACGGCGCTGGGCCGCATCAAGCCTGCCGAGAGCCTGGCGCTCATCGGTCAGACGGATCTGGCGATCGAGGCCGCGACCGAGAACGAAGAGATCAAGAAGGCGATCTTCCGCGCGCTGCAGCCGCATCTAAAGGCCGAGACGCTGCTGGCGTCGAACACCTCCTCGATCTCGATCACCCGCCTGGCCTCGACCACCGACCGGCCGGAACGGTTCATCGGCCTGCACTTCATGAACCCCGTTCCGCTGATGAAGCTGGTCGAGGTGATCCGCGGCATCGCCACCGACGGCGCGACCTACGAACGGGCGGTGACCTTCGCCCGGTCGCTGGGCAAGACCACGACCAACGCCGAGGACTTCCCGGCCTTCATCGTCAACCGCGTGCTGGTGCCGATGATCAACGAGGCGATCTACACGCTGTACGAAGGCGTCGGCACGGTCGACTCGATCGACACCGCCATGAAGCTGGGCGCCAACCATCCGATGGGGCCGCTCGAGCTGGGCGACTTCATCGGTCTCGACACCGTGCTGTCGATCATGAACGTGCTCTACGAGGGCCTGGCCGACAGCAAGTACCGGCCCTGCCCCCTGCTGGTGAAGTATGTCGAGGCCGGCTGGCTGGGCAAGAAGGCCGGCCGCGGCTTCTACGACTACCGCGGCGAGGTTCCGGTCCCGACCCGCTAG